A stretch of Gemmobacter fulvus DNA encodes these proteins:
- a CDS encoding PAS-domain containing protein: MQIDWTLAVALVVTSGLAALGGVLALAALQSRAATAQCVIFSDSAGGTSFLFDGELLVDATPSARALLSLSAAKGSPWVRLVAYLSPRFPDFNAQVVNLHRDGRLILTSAGPAPFTLRAEARGGLTRISLLDPDEQAGPAGTDPLTHRAIQDELAQLRSTLSQAPLMIWREAAEGEVIWANAAYLLQAAHHLEPGQDLSWPLPRLFEKTATAQGVKGQRQKLAQGPGRDHWFDLIMFTEGDGRLLFALPADAAVHAESALRDFTQTLTKTFAHLPIALAIFDKQRQLTMFNPALLDLSGLPVDFLSMRPTLFAFLDAMRDRNMIPEPKDYRTWRKQMTELEKAASSGLFEETWSLPSGQTYKVVGRPHPNGALALMIEDISTEISRIRRYRADLEMSQAVVDAVDQALAVFSPAGILVMTNAAYAALWGHDPAERLSDSCLKSLCAHWRDRTGPTALWAEAERFASENGERDPVLGEARLLDGRLIECRFTGLPGGSTLARFKCAAYPEGPSPAFATARALKQA; the protein is encoded by the coding sequence ATGCAGATCGACTGGACGCTGGCTGTGGCGCTGGTGGTGACGTCGGGCCTTGCCGCACTCGGGGGTGTTCTGGCCCTTGCGGCATTGCAAAGCCGGGCAGCGACGGCGCAATGCGTAATCTTTTCTGACAGTGCGGGCGGCACGAGTTTTCTGTTTGATGGCGAATTGCTGGTGGACGCGACGCCCAGCGCCCGCGCGCTGCTCTCGCTCAGCGCGGCAAAGGGCAGCCCCTGGGTGCGGCTTGTGGCCTATCTTTCGCCGCGTTTTCCCGATTTCAACGCGCAGGTCGTCAATCTCCACCGTGACGGGCGGCTGATCCTGACATCCGCGGGGCCCGCACCCTTTACCCTGCGGGCAGAGGCACGGGGCGGCCTGACGCGGATCAGCCTGCTGGACCCGGATGAACAGGCCGGGCCTGCGGGGACCGATCCGCTGACGCATCGCGCCATTCAGGATGAACTGGCCCAATTGCGCAGCACCCTGTCGCAGGCCCCTTTGATGATCTGGCGCGAGGCGGCGGAGGGAGAGGTGATCTGGGCCAATGCCGCCTATCTGCTTCAGGCCGCACATCATCTGGAACCGGGGCAGGATCTGAGCTGGCCACTGCCGCGCCTGTTTGAAAAAACCGCAACCGCGCAGGGCGTGAAGGGCCAGCGGCAGAAGCTGGCGCAGGGTCCGGGGCGCGACCATTGGTTCGATCTGATCATGTTCACCGAAGGCGACGGCCGCTTGCTGTTCGCCTTGCCTGCCGATGCTGCCGTGCATGCCGAAAGCGCCTTGCGCGATTTTACCCAGACGCTGACCAAGACCTTTGCCCATCTGCCCATTGCCCTTGCGATCTTTGACAAGCAGCGGCAACTGACCATGTTCAATCCGGCCCTGCTCGACCTGTCTGGCCTGCCGGTGGATTTCCTGTCGATGCGGCCCACGCTTTTTGCGTTTCTGGATGCGATGCGCGACCGCAACATGATCCCGGAACCCAAGGATTACCGCACCTGGCGCAAACAGATGACCGAGCTTGAAAAGGCCGCGTCCTCGGGCCTGTTCGAAGAAACCTGGAGCCTGCCTTCGGGGCAGACCTACAAGGTGGTCGGGCGGCCGCATCCGAATGGCGCGCTGGCCCTGATGATCGAGGATATCTCGACCGAGATTTCGCGCATCCGCCGCTATCGCGCCGATCTAGAAATGTCGCAGGCGGTGGTGGATGCGGTGGATCAGGCCTTGGCGGTGTTTTCGCCCGCAGGGATCCTGGTGATGACAAATGCCGCCTATGCCGCATTGTGGGGCCATGATCCGGCAGAACGCCTGTCGGATTCCTGCCTGAAGTCCCTCTGCGCACATTGGCGCGACCGCACCGGACCCACCGCGCTCTGGGCCGAGGCCGAACGGTTTGCCAGCGAAAACGGCGAGCGTGATCCGGTTCTGGGCGAAGCACGCCTGCTGGATGGGCGGCTGATCGAATGTCGGTTCACCGGCTTGCCGGGCGGATCAACGCTCGCGCGGTTCAAATGCGCCGCCTATCCCGAAGGGCCAAGCCCGGCCTTTGCCACGGCTCGCGCACTCAAGCAGGCCTGA
- the regB gene encoding sensor histidine kinase RegB, translating to MPSRETRSDFLRLRTLILLRWAAIAGQIIAIVMAWTWYDIQLPLGLCYLVVGASVIANLVSASVFPQNTRLTERQVFLTLLFDLAQLAALLFLTGGLTNPFALLILAPVTISATALEGRATLVLGGMAISFVTILALFSLPMTLHDGSTFAVPQLFGFGFWLSIVIGIVFLGIYAHRVAGEIHSMQDALLATQMALAREQKLTDLGGVVAAAAHELGTPLATIKLVSSELMDELDDQPDLHADAQLIRDQADRCRDILRSMGRIGKDDKHLRQAPLSTVIREAAEPHVNRGKQVHFDLLPPEGDAAREPIILRQPEVIHGLRNLIQNAVDFAQHQVWVEGEWGRDQVLIRIVDDGAGYPSHVIGRIGDPFMRSRKAPAQRPEYEGMGLGLFIAKTLLERTGAELTFANGTVSPPTTENQVERCGAIVEVIWPMARIEAPRGALGENDLNT from the coding sequence ATGCCATCCCGCGAAACGCGCAGCGATTTTTTGCGCCTGCGCACGCTTATCCTGCTGCGTTGGGCCGCCATCGCCGGGCAGATCATCGCCATCGTGATGGCCTGGACCTGGTATGACATCCAGTTGCCATTGGGCCTGTGTTATCTGGTTGTCGGGGCCTCGGTCATTGCCAACCTGGTCTCCGCCTCGGTCTTTCCGCAGAATACCCGGCTGACGGAACGGCAGGTGTTTCTGACCCTGCTGTTCGATCTGGCGCAATTGGCGGCGCTGCTGTTCCTGACCGGCGGGCTGACCAACCCCTTCGCCTTGCTGATCCTTGCGCCTGTCACCATTTCGGCCACAGCGCTGGAAGGGCGCGCCACGCTGGTTCTGGGCGGCATGGCGATCAGCTTTGTCACCATCCTGGCGCTGTTCAGCCTGCCGATGACCCTGCATGACGGATCGACCTTTGCGGTGCCGCAGCTGTTCGGCTTTGGCTTCTGGCTGTCGATCGTGATCGGCATCGTGTTTCTGGGCATTTATGCACATCGCGTCGCCGGAGAGATCCATTCGATGCAGGATGCGCTGCTGGCCACACAGATGGCCTTGGCGCGCGAACAGAAGCTGACCGATCTGGGTGGCGTGGTGGCAGCTGCGGCGCATGAGTTGGGCACGCCGCTGGCCACAATCAAGCTGGTCAGCAGCGAATTGATGGACGAGTTGGATGACCAGCCGGATCTGCATGCCGATGCGCAGCTGATCCGCGATCAGGCGGATCGCTGCCGCGATATTCTGCGCTCGATGGGCCGCATCGGCAAGGATGACAAACATCTGCGTCAGGCCCCGCTCAGCACCGTGATCCGCGAAGCGGCAGAGCCGCATGTCAATCGTGGCAAGCAGGTGCATTTTGACCTGCTCCCCCCCGAAGGCGATGCCGCGCGGGAACCCATCATCCTGCGCCAGCCCGAAGTGATCCACGGCCTGCGCAATCTGATCCAGAATGCGGTTGATTTTGCGCAGCATCAGGTCTGGGTCGAAGGCGAATGGGGCCGGGATCAGGTTCTGATCCGTATTGTTGATGATGGCGCCGGCTATCCCTCGCATGTGATCGGGCGGATTGGCGATCCGTTCATGCGCAGTCGCAAGGCACCGGCGCAGCGCCCGGAGTATGAAGGCATGGGGCTGGGCCTGTTCATCGCCAAGACCTTGCTGGAGCGGACCGGGGCCGAGCTGACATTTGCCAATGGCACGGTATCGCCGCCCACCACCGAGAATCAGGTGGAACGCTGCGGCGCGATTGTCGAAGTGATCTGGCCGATGGCGCGGATCGAAGCGCCGCGCGGTGCATTGGGCGAGAACGACCTCAATACCTGA
- a CDS encoding SCO family protein: MSKLYAGLAVAAVVGLIGGSALWVFNARSEDPFAVCRAGQVGGGAIGGPFTLVDEAGATVTDAQVLTKPSLVYFGYTFCPDVCPMDNARNAEAVDILEERGYDVTPVFISIDPARDTPAVLTDFTENLHPRMVGLTGSPEQVKVASQAYKTYYKAQPAEDDFYLVDHSTFTYLMLPGTGFAEFYKRESTAEEMAQSVGCFVDAAKSLAEN; encoded by the coding sequence ATGTCTAAGCTTTATGCCGGTCTGGCGGTGGCAGCAGTGGTTGGTCTGATCGGCGGCTCTGCGCTTTGGGTGTTCAACGCGCGGTCCGAGGATCCCTTTGCGGTGTGCCGCGCAGGGCAGGTGGGCGGCGGGGCGATTGGCGGCCCGTTCACGCTTGTGGACGAGGCGGGGGCCACGGTCACCGATGCGCAGGTTCTGACGAAACCTTCGCTGGTGTATTTCGGCTATACCTTCTGCCCGGATGTCTGCCCGATGGACAATGCGCGCAATGCCGAGGCCGTCGATATTCTGGAAGAGCGCGGCTATGACGTGACGCCGGTGTTCATTTCCATCGACCCGGCCCGTGATACGCCCGCCGTTCTGACAGATTTCACCGAAAACCTGCATCCGCGCATGGTCGGCCTGACCGGCAGCCCGGAACAGGTGAAGGTGGCCTCACAGGCCTATAAAACCTATTACAAGGCGCAGCCTGCCGAAGATGACTTCTATCTGGTGGATCATTCGACCTTTACCTATCTGATGTTGCCCGGAACCGGCTTTGCCGAATTCTACAAACGCGAGTCGACGGCCGAAGAAATGGCGCAAAGCGTTGGCTGTTTTGTCGATGCCGCAAAATCACTTGCCGAAAATTGA
- a CDS encoding ActR/PrrA/RegA family redox response regulator transcription factor, whose protein sequence is MIEDLSAELGADRSLLLVDDDEPFVKRLAKAMEKRGFIPETAESVAAGKAIAQARPPAYAVVDLRLEDGNGLDVVEVLRERRPDCRIVVLTGYGAIATAVAAVKIGATDYLSKPADANEVTRALLSRTDALPTPPENPMSADRVRWEHIQRVYEMCDRNVSETARRLNMHRRTLQRILAKRSPK, encoded by the coding sequence ATGATTGAAGATCTGAGTGCCGAACTCGGGGCGGATCGGTCCCTTCTGCTTGTTGATGATGATGAGCCCTTCGTGAAGCGGCTTGCCAAGGCGATGGAGAAGCGGGGCTTCATCCCGGAAACCGCAGAAAGCGTGGCGGCTGGCAAGGCAATTGCACAGGCCCGCCCGCCTGCCTATGCCGTTGTCGATTTGCGTCTGGAAGATGGCAATGGGCTGGATGTGGTCGAGGTTCTGCGCGAACGGCGGCCCGATTGCCGGATCGTGGTGCTGACCGGATATGGCGCGATTGCCACGGCGGTTGCGGCGGTAAAGATCGGCGCCACCGATTACCTGTCAAAACCCGCCGATGCCAATGAGGTGACGCGGGCACTGCTGTCGCGCACGGATGCTTTGCCCACCCCGCCGGAAAATCCGATGTCGGCAGACCGGGTGCGGTGGGAGCATATTCAGCGCGTCTATGAAATGTGCGACCGCAATGTTTCGGAAACTGCGCGCCGTCTGAATATGCACCGCCGCACGCTTCAGCGTATTCTGGCCAAGCGCAGTCCTAAATAG
- a CDS encoding H-NS histone family protein gives MDINALSLKELKDLQSQIAKAIVSYEDRKKKEALAELEDRARAMGFTLAELTGTPVTRKRAPASAKYANPDNTSETWSGRGRKPRWFDAALKAGKSVDDLAI, from the coding sequence ATGGACATCAATGCACTTTCGTTGAAAGAGCTGAAAGACCTTCAATCGCAGATTGCCAAGGCAATTGTGTCATATGAAGATCGCAAGAAAAAAGAAGCACTTGCCGAACTTGAAGACCGGGCACGCGCCATGGGCTTTACGCTGGCAGAACTGACCGGAACGCCGGTGACGCGCAAGCGCGCGCCCGCTTCGGCCAAATATGCGAACCCCGATAATACGTCGGAAACCTGGTCTGGCCGTGGCCGCAAGCCGCGCTGGTTTGATGCCGCGCTGAAAGCGGGCAAGTCGGTCGACGATCTGGCGATTTAA
- a CDS encoding HD domain-containing protein, which produces MAESGNNRGKQPRAWQRMLSGRRLDLLDPTPMDIEIEDIAHGLAFVARWNGQTLGDWPYSVAEHSVLVTEIFARQNPGIAARWRLAALLHDAPEYVIGDMISPVKAAIGPDYGELDLRLTAAIHIRFGLPATLPAPIKTAIKAADKVSAWLEAVQIAGFTITEANRLFGKPQDALLAGLTLHLRPPVEVRADFTARHMALLAEMDS; this is translated from the coding sequence ATGGCAGAATCAGGAAACAATCGTGGAAAACAGCCCCGCGCGTGGCAAAGGATGCTGTCGGGGCGCAGGCTCGATCTGCTCGACCCGACCCCGATGGATATCGAGATCGAGGACATCGCGCATGGCCTCGCCTTCGTGGCGCGCTGGAACGGGCAGACGCTGGGCGACTGGCCCTATTCGGTGGCAGAACATTCGGTTCTGGTGACGGAGATCTTCGCCCGGCAAAACCCCGGCATCGCCGCGCGCTGGCGTCTGGCCGCCTTGCTGCATGATGCACCGGAATATGTCATCGGCGATATGATCAGCCCGGTGAAAGCCGCCATCGGGCCGGATTATGGCGAGCTTGATCTGCGGCTGACCGCCGCCATTCACATCCGCTTTGGCCTGCCCGCCACGTTGCCCGCGCCGATCAAGACGGCAATCAAGGCGGCGGACAAGGTATCGGCCTGGCTGGAGGCAGTGCAGATTGCCGGTTTTACCATCACGGAGGCGAACCGCCTGTTTGGCAAACCGCAGGATGCCCTTTTGGCGGGCCTGACCCTGCACCTGCGCCCGCCTGTCGAGGTGCGGGCGGATTTCACCGCCCGCCACATGGCATTGTTGGCAGAGATGGACAGTTAA
- the ahcY gene encoding adenosylhomocysteinase codes for MPKDYIVKDIALAAFGRKELDIAETEMPGLMALREEFGASQPLKGARIAGSLHMTIQTAVLIETLAALGADVRWASCNIFSTQDHAAAAIAATGTPVFAIKGETLEEYWEYTDKIFQFPEGTCNMILDDGGDATLYILIGARVEAGETGLIDVPTSEEEICLFNQIKKRLAASPGWFTAQRAAIKGVSEETTTGVHRLYDLHKKGQLPFPAINVNDSVTKSKFDNKYGCKESLVDGIRRATDTMMAGKVAVVCGYGDVGKGSAASLRGAGARVKVTEVDPICALQAAMDGFEVVVLEDVVHDADIFITTTGNKDVIRIEHVREMKDMAIVGNIGHFDNEIQVAALKNHKWTNIKEQVDMIEMPSGNRIILLSEGRLLNLGNATGHPSFVMSASFTNQVLAQIELWTKGEDYAPGVYILPKALDEKVARLHLKKIGVKLTELRADQAEYIGVKVEGPFKSDHYRY; via the coding sequence ATGCCGAAGGATTACATCGTCAAGGATATCGCTCTGGCCGCGTTCGGCCGCAAGGAGCTTGATATTGCCGAAACGGAAATGCCGGGGCTGATGGCGCTGCGCGAAGAATTTGGCGCAAGCCAGCCGCTGAAAGGGGCGCGTATCGCCGGGTCGCTGCATATGACGATCCAGACTGCCGTCCTGATCGAAACGCTGGCGGCGCTGGGCGCAGATGTGCGCTGGGCCTCGTGCAACATTTTCTCGACCCAGGATCACGCGGCCGCCGCCATTGCCGCCACCGGCACGCCGGTCTTTGCGATCAAGGGCGAAACCCTTGAAGAATATTGGGAATATACCGACAAGATCTTCCAGTTCCCGGAAGGCACCTGCAACATGATCCTAGATGATGGCGGCGACGCGACGCTGTATATCCTGATCGGCGCACGGGTCGAAGCCGGGGAAACCGGCCTAATCGACGTACCCACCAGCGAAGAAGAGATCTGCCTGTTCAACCAGATCAAGAAACGTCTGGCGGCAAGCCCCGGCTGGTTCACCGCACAGCGCGCCGCGATCAAGGGCGTGTCGGAAGAAACCACCACCGGCGTGCATCGCCTGTATGATCTGCACAAGAAGGGCCAGTTGCCCTTCCCGGCGATCAACGTCAATGACAGCGTGACCAAGTCGAAGTTCGACAACAAATACGGCTGCAAGGAAAGCCTGGTGGACGGCATCCGCCGCGCCACCGATACGATGATGGCGGGCAAGGTTGCCGTGGTCTGCGGTTACGGCGACGTGGGCAAAGGCTCTGCCGCCTCGCTGCGCGGTGCGGGTGCCCGGGTAAAAGTGACCGAGGTCGACCCGATCTGCGCGCTGCAAGCCGCGATGGACGGGTTCGAGGTCGTGGTGCTGGAAGATGTGGTGCATGACGCCGATATCTTCATCACCACTACCGGCAACAAGGACGTGATCCGCATCGAGCATGTGCGCGAGATGAAGGATATGGCAATCGTCGGCAATATCGGCCATTTCGACAATGAAATTCAGGTCGCCGCGCTGAAAAACCACAAATGGACCAATATCAAGGAACAGGTGGACATGATCGAAATGCCCTCGGGCAATCGGATCATCCTGCTGTCCGAGGGCCGTCTGCTGAACCTCGGCAATGCCACCGGCCATCCGTCTTTCGTGATGTCGGCCAGCTTCACCAATCAGGTTCTGGCGCAGATCGAACTGTGGACCAAGGGCGAGGACTATGCACCGGGCGTTTATATCCTGCCGAAAGCGCTGGATGAAAAGGTGGCCCGCCTGCACCTGAAAAAGATCGGGGTCAAACTGACCGAACTGCGCGCCGATCAGGCCGAGTATATCGGCGTGAAGGTCGAAGGCCCGTTCAAATCGGATCACTACCGCTACTGA
- a CDS encoding class I SAM-dependent methyltransferase, giving the protein MEESKRDKLRAKMLAGLPKGARVAEIGVWEGAFSKRIIEICAPAELHLIDPWLYQPEFANTGFGRKKNETLMDVKYQDVVAAFSDDPRVKIHRATSDVALAALPDASLDWVYIDGNHNEPFIGNDLALCLQKVKHDGIIAGDDFNWQSDSNGAPVKRAVEAMLADLGDQAELMLMANQYVIQLKRPAPGA; this is encoded by the coding sequence ATGGAAGAATCCAAAAGAGACAAGCTGCGCGCCAAAATGCTGGCGGGGCTGCCAAAGGGCGCCCGCGTGGCGGAAATCGGCGTCTGGGAAGGCGCGTTCAGCAAGCGTATCATTGAAATCTGCGCGCCAGCCGAACTGCACCTGATCGACCCGTGGCTGTATCAGCCAGAGTTCGCCAATACCGGCTTTGGCCGCAAGAAAAACGAAACCCTGATGGATGTGAAATATCAGGATGTCGTGGCGGCCTTCAGCGATGACCCCCGCGTCAAGATTCATCGCGCGACCTCGGATGTGGCTTTGGCGGCGCTGCCGGATGCCTCGCTGGATTGGGTCTATATCGACGGCAACCATAACGAGCCGTTCATCGGCAATGACCTTGCGCTGTGCCTGCAGAAGGTCAAGCACGATGGCATCATCGCGGGCGATGATTTCAACTGGCAGTCCGACTCTAACGGCGCGCCGGTGAAACGCGCGGTCGAGGCGATGCTGGCCGATCTGGGCGATCAGGCAGAGCTGATGCTGATGGCCAACCAATATGTCATCCAGCTCAAACGGCCTGCGCCTGGGGCCTGA
- a CDS encoding DUF2853 family protein yields MSKRDDLIAKYADDLLNKCKMQPDMDLLTKVTIGCGPAIYDADSETVAGSSASELETVKKNFLIKKLGLEDSPKLMEAINAVIDIYGRSERNKYRAVVYYMLTKHFGKEAVYAK; encoded by the coding sequence ATGAGCAAAAGAGACGATCTGATCGCCAAATATGCGGATGACCTGCTGAACAAATGCAAGATGCAGCCGGATATGGATCTGCTGACCAAGGTGACCATCGGCTGTGGCCCGGCCATCTATGATGCCGACAGCGAAACTGTCGCCGGCAGTTCGGCGTCAGAGCTGGAGACGGTGAAGAAGAACTTCCTGATCAAGAAGCTGGGTCTGGAAGACAGCCCGAAGCTGATGGAAGCAATCAACGCGGTGATCGACATCTATGGCCGGTCAGAGCGCAACAAATACCGTGCGGTCGTCTATTACATGCTGACCAAGCATTTTGGCAAAGAGGCGGTCTACGCCAAGTAA
- a CDS encoding EVE domain-containing protein: MAYWLFKSEPDAWSWDQQVAKGDAGEEWGGVRNYQARNNMRAMQIGERGFFYHSNIGKEIVGIVEVSATSAPDSTTDDPRWDCVHIRAVKPLLRPVTLDTCKQEPGLEKMALVTNMRLSVQPVTPEEWAIICRLGGLYDT, encoded by the coding sequence ATGGCCTATTGGCTGTTCAAATCCGAACCCGACGCCTGGAGCTGGGATCAGCAGGTCGCCAAGGGCGATGCGGGCGAAGAATGGGGCGGCGTGCGCAATTATCAGGCCCGCAACAACATGCGCGCGATGCAGATCGGCGAGCGGGGTTTCTTTTACCACTCCAACATCGGGAAAGAGATCGTGGGGATTGTCGAGGTCAGCGCCACAAGCGCACCTGACAGCACCACCGATGATCCGCGCTGGGATTGCGTGCATATCCGCGCCGTGAAGCCGCTGCTGCGCCCGGTGACGCTGGACACCTGCAAGCAGGAACCGGGGCTGGAGAAGATGGCGCTGGTCACGAACATGCGGCTGTCGGTGCAGCCGGTGACGCCAGAGGAATGGGCGATCATCTGCCGTCTTGGCGGGCTGTATGACACATGA
- a CDS encoding YciI family protein, with protein MRVALICKDKPGALQTRLDTRAAHLAHIETSGVVEMAGPFLSPEGQMTGSLVVLSVDTLAEAEAWAAADPYALAGLFESVTISEWKKVIG; from the coding sequence ATGCGTGTAGCCCTGATCTGCAAAGACAAACCCGGCGCCCTGCAAACCCGGCTCGACACCCGCGCCGCGCATCTGGCGCATATCGAAACCTCGGGCGTGGTGGAAATGGCCGGGCCGTTCCTGTCGCCCGAAGGCCAGATGACCGGCTCGCTGGTGGTGCTGTCGGTCGACACTCTGGCGGAGGCCGAAGCCTGGGCCGCCGCCGATCCCTATGCGCTGGCAGGGTTGTTCGAATCTGTCACGATTTCCGAATGGAAGAAGGTCATCGGCTGA
- a CDS encoding NAD(P)H-dependent glycerol-3-phosphate dehydrogenase, producing MKIAILGAGAFGGALAVALGRERPVTLWGRGLEGRQIARLPGITLPEAVSVTPDLAAIAPADAVLLALPMQALSAFSADHATLLRGKALVACCKGVDLRTGLGPVELLAQLEGGRAPAVLTGPSFAADIARGLPTALTLACTDETLGAQLQHALSTPVLRLYRSTDVIGAELGGALKNIVAIAAGVVIGAGLGDSARAALMTRGYAEMQRFALARGARPETLAGLSGFGDLVLTCTSQLSRNFRFGQALGAATPFDASQTVEGVATAKAVAQIAAKDGIDMPISTMVAALVDGTVTLGAAIQSLLTRPLKQE from the coding sequence ATGAAGATCGCCATTCTGGGGGCCGGGGCCTTTGGCGGTGCGCTTGCCGTCGCACTTGGGCGCGAACGGCCTGTGACGCTGTGGGGGCGCGGATTGGAGGGGCGGCAGATTGCCCGCCTGCCGGGCATCACCCTGCCAGAGGCGGTCAGCGTCACGCCCGATCTTGCTGCCATCGCCCCGGCAGACGCCGTTCTGCTGGCGCTGCCAATGCAGGCGCTTTCAGCGTTCAGCGCCGACCATGCGACCTTGTTGCGCGGCAAGGCGCTGGTGGCCTGCTGCAAGGGGGTTGATCTGCGCACCGGACTTGGCCCGGTTGAGCTACTGGCGCAGCTGGAGGGGGGCCGTGCCCCCGCTGTGCTGACCGGCCCGAGTTTTGCGGCAGACATCGCGCGCGGCCTGCCCACTGCGCTGACGCTGGCCTGCACCGACGAGACGCTTGGCGCGCAGCTTCAGCACGCGCTGTCCACCCCGGTCTTGCGGCTTTATCGCAGCACGGATGTGATCGGGGCAGAGCTGGGCGGCGCGCTGAAGAACATTGTCGCCATCGCCGCCGGCGTTGTGATCGGCGCGGGCCTGGGCGATTCTGCCCGCGCCGCGCTGATGACGCGGGGCTATGCCGAGATGCAGCGCTTCGCCTTGGCACGCGGGGCCCGGCCAGAAACGCTGGCCGGTCTGTCGGGCTTTGGTGATCTTGTGCTGACCTGCACCTCGCAACTGTCGCGCAACTTCCGTTTTGGCCAGGCGCTTGGCGCCGCGACGCCCTTTGATGCCTCGCAGACTGTCGAAGGGGTTGCCACCGCCAAGGCCGTTGCGCAGATTGCCGCGAAAGACGGTATCGACATGCCGATTTCAACCATGGTTGCCGCCCTTGTTGACGGGACTGTCACGCTGGGTGCCGCGATCCAAAGCCTTCTGACCCGTCCCTTGAAACAGGAATGA
- the tsaD gene encoding tRNA (adenosine(37)-N6)-threonylcarbamoyltransferase complex transferase subunit TsaD, whose translation MHSLTLLGIESSCDDTAAAVVRHVPGAAPQILASVVEGQTALHAAFGGVVPEIAARAHAERIDHCIEAALAQAGLPLTALDGIAVTAGPGLIGGVLSGVMCAKGLAAATGLPLIGVNHLAGHALTPRLTDMVDFPYIMLLVSGGHCQFLRVDGPADFTRLGGSIDDAPGEAFDKVAKILGLPQPGGPAVQAEAAQGDARRIPLPRPLLDRPGCDMSFSGLKTAVLRARDGLMAGLGGLRQQDRADLCAGFQRAVADVLTEKSRRALLDSGVAHFAVAGGVAANTEIRSRLLALCEGLGVSFLAPPLALCTDNAAMIAWAGIEQFRQRGADDLTLSARPRWPLDQKSPALLGSGKKGAKA comes from the coding sequence ATGCACAGCCTGACCCTTCTTGGCATCGAAAGCAGTTGCGATGACACTGCCGCCGCCGTCGTGCGGCACGTTCCCGGTGCCGCACCGCAGATCCTCGCCTCGGTGGTCGAGGGGCAAACCGCGCTGCATGCGGCGTTTGGCGGCGTGGTGCCCGAGATTGCCGCCCGCGCCCATGCCGAACGGATCGACCATTGCATCGAGGCGGCGCTGGCGCAGGCCGGTCTGCCCTTGACCGCGCTGGACGGCATCGCGGTCACGGCGGGGCCGGGCTTGATCGGCGGGGTTCTGTCCGGGGTGATGTGTGCCAAGGGGCTGGCCGCCGCAACAGGCCTGCCGCTGATCGGGGTCAATCATCTGGCAGGCCATGCGCTGACCCCACGGCTGACCGATATGGTGGATTTCCCCTATATCATGCTGCTGGTTTCGGGCGGGCATTGCCAGTTTCTGCGGGTGGACGGCCCCGCAGACTTCACCCGGCTGGGCGGGTCGATCGACGATGCGCCGGGCGAGGCATTTGACAAGGTGGCGAAGATCCTTGGCCTGCCGCAACCCGGCGGGCCAGCGGTGCAGGCCGAGGCCGCGCAGGGCGATGCCAGGCGCATCCCGCTGCCCCGCCCCCTGCTGGACCGGCCCGGCTGCGATATGTCCTTCTCGGGGTTGAAAACCGCCGTTCTGCGCGCGCGCGACGGTCTGATGGCCGGGCTTGGCGGGCTGCGTCAGCAAGACCGCGCCGACCTTTGTGCCGGGTTTCAACGTGCGGTGGCCGATGTGCTGACCGAAAAATCCCGCCGTGCGCTGCTGGACAGCGGCGTTGCGCATTTTGCCGTGGCGGGCGGCGTGGCGGCCAATACCGAAATCCGCAGCCGCCTTCTGGCGCTGTGCGAGGGGCTGGGTGTCAGCTTCCTCGCGCCGCCGCTGGCGCTTTGCACCGACAATGCCGCGATGATCGCCTGGGCCGGGATCGAACAGTTCCGCCAGCGCGGCGCGGATGACCTGACGCTGTCGGCCCGCCCGCGCTGGCCACTGGATCAGAAAAGCCCCGCGCTGCTCGGCTCGGGCAAAAAGGGGGCCAAGGCATGA